One region of Limnospira fusiformis SAG 85.79 genomic DNA includes:
- a CDS encoding segregation/condensation protein A, whose product MTSDKPQDALASLSEGIALLIDLAKQGEIDPWDVRVIDVIDRYLSQLTPGVDSVSNNQFVELSQSGQAFLYASMLVLLKADSLMDSDAAGDDDAMITEELEFLGEDSEAEWLRPQNLERQLRRRAVAKVPQKRKVTLQELIDQLQLMATTIAQHQSRPRPRRNVSVNKNKAAKAIAELAHQENLVEMAGKLEELLQAESVDPQGDWLELEQLLVLWSNLIGKQKTHTPNLLESTNLLPESAANTPPIYNSKHDRVGVFWALLLLSAQSKVELSQDEFYQDIKVRTLNISPQPQLNNIR is encoded by the coding sequence ATGACCTCTGACAAACCCCAGGACGCTTTAGCCAGCCTCTCAGAAGGAATTGCGCTTCTGATTGATTTGGCTAAACAGGGAGAAATAGATCCCTGGGATGTGCGGGTGATTGACGTGATTGATCGCTACCTCAGCCAACTGACTCCCGGGGTTGATTCCGTCTCCAATAATCAGTTTGTAGAACTTTCCCAATCTGGTCAAGCCTTTCTTTATGCTTCTATGCTGGTGCTACTCAAGGCGGATAGCCTCATGGATTCTGATGCGGCTGGGGATGATGATGCTATGATTACCGAAGAGTTAGAATTTTTGGGGGAAGATTCAGAAGCTGAGTGGCTGCGTCCTCAGAATTTGGAACGACAGTTACGCCGCCGCGCTGTGGCTAAGGTTCCCCAAAAGCGTAAAGTCACACTCCAAGAGTTGATTGATCAACTACAATTAATGGCGACTACCATCGCCCAACACCAGAGTCGTCCCCGTCCCCGTCGTAATGTTTCTGTTAACAAAAATAAAGCAGCTAAAGCGATCGCTGAATTAGCACACCAAGAAAACCTGGTCGAGATGGCTGGAAAATTAGAGGAACTTCTCCAGGCTGAAAGTGTAGACCCACAAGGCGATTGGTTAGAACTTGAACAATTATTAGTTCTCTGGTCTAATCTGATTGGTAAGCAGAAAACACACACCCCCAACCTGTTAGAATCCACCAATCTACTCCCAGAGTCAGCCGCAAATACTCCGCCTATTTATAATTCTAAACATGATCGAGTTGGGGTTTTTTGGGCTTTGTTATTATTATCGGCTCAGTCTAAGGTAGAGTTATCCCAGGATGAATTTTATCAGGATATTAAAGTCAGGACTTTAAATATATCCCCCCAGCCTCAATTAAACAACATCCGATAA
- a CDS encoding Ppx/GppA phosphatase family protein gives MATSVPHLGKQLRPSGEHILASIDLGTNSLHMVIVRIDKSLPAFTIIAREKDTVRLGDCGPKGQLKPEVMDRAIATLKRFQELAKTFNAEQVIAVATSAVREAPNGRDFIKQVSDELDLEVNLISGPEEARRIYLGVLSAMEFHDEPHVIIDIGGGSTELILGDGGEPKFLSSTKVGAVRLTQEYIKTDPISRTEFLFVQAYIRGMLERPVDELRLHLPNRKVSHLVGTSGTIETLAVMIAKEKLGTEPTPLAGYQITLNELHNIVSRLRKLSYQERLQIPGINDRRAEIILAGALILQEAMSLLEIESLTICERSLREGVIVDWMLTHGLIEDRLRYESSIRQRSILKIAQKYNVDLEHGERVAAFSLSLFDQTHGVLHDYGSAERELLWAAAILHNCGLYISHSAHHKHSYYLIRNGELLGYTETEIEMIANLARYHRKSAPKKKHENYQNLSKKNRHIIDRLNPLMRLAVALDRRQIGAVAEVNCECDRDKKEFKLILKPVDRQDNCALELWSLDIKKDVFEQQYNIKLAAFLEP, from the coding sequence ATGGCTACATCAGTTCCGCATTTAGGGAAGCAATTAAGGCCCAGTGGCGAACATATTTTGGCTTCTATTGACCTAGGAACCAACTCTCTGCACATGGTCATAGTGCGAATTGATAAGAGTCTACCCGCATTTACGATTATTGCCCGAGAGAAAGATACGGTCAGACTCGGAGACTGTGGACCTAAAGGACAACTCAAGCCGGAAGTCATGGATAGGGCGATCGCCACCCTCAAACGCTTTCAGGAACTAGCCAAAACTTTTAACGCTGAACAAGTTATTGCTGTCGCTACCAGTGCAGTCCGGGAAGCGCCCAACGGTCGGGATTTTATCAAACAAGTATCCGATGAATTGGATCTCGAAGTTAACCTGATTTCTGGTCCTGAAGAAGCCCGGAGAATTTATTTGGGTGTCCTCTCGGCTATGGAATTTCACGACGAACCCCACGTTATTATTGATATCGGAGGGGGTTCGACAGAGTTGATTTTGGGAGATGGTGGAGAACCTAAATTTCTCAGTAGTACCAAGGTCGGGGCTGTCCGTCTCACTCAAGAATATATCAAAACTGACCCTATATCTCGCACAGAATTTCTGTTTGTACAAGCCTATATTCGGGGAATGTTGGAACGTCCCGTTGATGAGTTGCGTCTTCATCTCCCCAATCGAAAAGTATCCCATTTAGTCGGCACTTCCGGTACAATTGAAACCTTGGCGGTGATGATTGCTAAGGAAAAATTAGGCACTGAGCCTACACCTTTAGCAGGATACCAAATTACTTTAAATGAGTTACACAATATCGTTAGTCGTCTGCGGAAGTTATCCTACCAAGAAAGGTTACAAATTCCTGGCATAAATGATCGGCGGGCGGAAATTATCCTGGCTGGGGCGCTGATTTTACAGGAGGCGATGAGTTTATTAGAAATAGAATCTCTGACTATTTGTGAAAGAAGTTTGCGGGAAGGGGTAATTGTTGATTGGATGCTTACCCATGGGTTGATTGAAGACCGCCTACGATATGAAAGTTCTATCCGACAACGTAGCATCCTCAAAATTGCTCAAAAATATAATGTAGATTTAGAACATGGTGAACGGGTGGCAGCCTTCTCTCTCAGCCTATTTGACCAAACTCATGGCGTTCTCCATGACTATGGATCGGCGGAACGAGAGTTGTTGTGGGCGGCGGCTATTTTGCATAACTGCGGGCTATATATTAGTCATTCTGCACACCATAAACACTCCTATTATTTAATCCGTAATGGGGAACTTTTGGGTTATACTGAAACCGAAATTGAGATGATTGCTAATCTGGCTCGTTATCACCGGAAAAGCGCCCCCAAAAAGAAACATGAAAATTATCAAAACTTGTCGAAGAAAAACCGTCACATTATCGACCGTCTTAATCCTTTGATGCGGTTAGCGGTGGCTTTAGACCGTCGTCAAATAGGGGCTGTAGCTGAGGTTAATTGTGAGTGCGATCGTGATAAAAAAGAGTTTAAATTGATACTGAAACCGGTTGACCGCCAGGATAATTGTGCTTTGGAATTGTGGAGTTTAGACATCAAAAAAGATGTGTTCGAGCAACAATATAACATCAAACTGGCGGCGTTTTTAGAGCCTTAA
- a CDS encoding YcjF family protein, producing the protein MSEPSDTDSNLPPEPSQSYQNHQKQPNKAPWESLGEGLKKVLTLGKITDKIGGLFNVSESEVAEILERVRAELPTTEALLIGKPQAGKSSIVRGLTGVSAEIVGQGFKPHTQNTQRYAYPSGDLPLLIFTDTVGLGDINQDTDELVAELVENLQQETRGARVLILTVKINDFATDTLRTIAASLRSKYPDLPCLLVVTCLHEVYPTGTANHPAYPPDFPDFQRSFDAIQEDFDNLYNRLVAIDFTREEDGYTPVFYGLETFRDTLIELLPEAEARTIYQLLEGQAGQELSSLYRDVGRRYILAFSIMAATIAAVPLPFATMPVLTALQVSMVGLLGKLYGQTITPSQAGGIVSAIAGGFLAQAVGRELIKFIPAFGSAIAASWAFAYTGALGEATCVYFGDLMGGKKPDPKRIQSVMKQAFKNSQTQIDNGP; encoded by the coding sequence GCCATGGGAATCTCTTGGCGAAGGATTGAAAAAAGTCTTGACTCTAGGGAAAATAACTGATAAAATTGGGGGATTATTTAATGTTAGTGAGAGCGAAGTTGCTGAGATTTTAGAGCGCGTCCGGGCTGAACTTCCAACTACAGAAGCGCTGCTAATTGGGAAACCTCAAGCGGGTAAAAGTTCCATTGTTCGGGGATTAACAGGAGTTTCGGCGGAAATTGTCGGCCAGGGATTTAAGCCCCACACCCAAAACACTCAACGATATGCTTACCCTTCCGGGGATCTACCTTTACTGATTTTTACGGATACGGTCGGACTGGGGGATATTAATCAGGATACGGATGAGTTGGTAGCGGAATTGGTGGAGAATTTACAGCAGGAAACTCGCGGCGCACGGGTGCTAATTTTGACGGTGAAAATTAATGATTTCGCTACAGATACCCTGCGAACTATTGCGGCTAGTTTACGGTCAAAATACCCTGATTTACCCTGTTTATTGGTGGTAACTTGTCTCCATGAAGTCTACCCCACAGGAACGGCAAATCATCCCGCCTATCCGCCGGATTTTCCAGACTTTCAGCGAAGTTTTGATGCCATACAAGAGGATTTTGATAATTTATATAATCGCCTAGTTGCCATTGATTTTACCCGAGAAGAAGATGGCTACACCCCGGTATTTTATGGGTTAGAAACTTTTAGGGATACTTTGATAGAATTGTTGCCAGAAGCGGAAGCCAGGACTATTTATCAGCTTTTGGAAGGACAGGCGGGACAGGAATTAAGTAGTTTATATCGAGACGTGGGAAGGCGCTATATTTTAGCTTTTTCAATTATGGCGGCTACTATAGCAGCGGTTCCCCTACCTTTTGCGACTATGCCAGTTTTAACAGCCCTACAAGTGTCTATGGTGGGGTTACTAGGAAAACTCTACGGTCAAACTATTACCCCCTCCCAAGCTGGGGGTATTGTTAGTGCGATCGCTGGTGGATTTCTCGCTCAGGCGGTCGGTCGGGAATTAATTAAGTTTATTCCGGCTTTTGGAAGTGCGATCGCTGCTTCTTGGGCTTTTGCTTATACGGGGGCTTTAGGTGAAGCTACTTGTGTATATTTCGGGGATTTAATGGGTGGCAAAAAACCCGATCCTAAGCGAATTCAATCGGTGATGAAACAAGCCTTTAAAAATTCTCAAACCCAAATCGACAATGGACCATGA